A genomic window from Archocentrus centrarchus isolate MPI-CPG fArcCen1 chromosome 2, fArcCen1, whole genome shotgun sequence includes:
- the LOC115791494 gene encoding uncharacterized protein LOC115791494, giving the protein MAPFCSLIIIFSVSTLLILGGTSSLNYTQYPHEYATNEWWQLMNVTAHVNNWTNCYVCAHMPVAGHNTGLRPYNVSWEHSWCLYGLATHPGRRAKWSEANFTSILNVKGMSSPINRNCSMLTDLLTWPQLANPLPEVLMLTHLPEKAFPACVIANGTIKVGRLPATLCNATYSYCPPTDERQCLTCLKNIACYNNLTVRRKECQSDLAYRIQMDTGELSQCSRVAPGPKGTRVLADWYFICGHKAYVSLPPDWGGLCSVAYVSDHVFFMQYQASHTHHKTKQQVGEWLTSHSEVPEELRIWGVGAKIAQSIFPGIGLGFVRDQVEINRYALLRLMKMMLVEP; this is encoded by the exons ATGGCGCCCTTCTGCAGCCTCATAATTATTTTCAGCGTGAGCACACTGCTAATTTTAGGAGGAACATCTTCATTAAATTACACCCAGTACCCACATGAATATGCAACCAATGAATGGTGGCAGTTAATGAACGTCACAGCTCATGTTAATAATTGGACAAAttgttatgtgtgtgcacatatgccaGTGGCAGGACACAATACTGGACTGAGGCCTTACAATGTTAGCTGGGAGCACTCATGGTGTCTCTATGGGTTGGCTACACATCCAGGGAGAAGAGCTAAATGGAGTGAAGCAAATTTTACCTCAATTCTTAACGTAAAGGGGATGAGTTCTCCCATTAATAGAAACTGTTCTATGTTAACAGATTTGCTCACTTGGCCCCAGTTAGCTAACCCCCTTCCTGAGGTACTGATGTTGActcatttgccagagaaagctTTTCCAGCATGTGTTATAGCAAATGGAACCATCAAGGTGGGTAGATTACCAGCCACTCTCTGTAATGCTACCTATTCGTACTGTCCACCAACAGATGAGAGACAATGCCTGACCTGCCTCAAAAATATTGCTTGTTATAATAATCTAACTGTACGGAGGAAGGAATGTCAGTCTGACCTGgcctacagaatacagatggacACTGGAGAGCTGAGTCAGTGCTCACGAGTAGCACCAGGACCCAAGGGAACAAGAGTGTTAGCGGATTGGTATTtcatctgtggtcacaaagcGTACGTGTCCCTTCCCCCAGATTGGGGAGGCCTGTGTAGTGTTGCATATGTGTCAGATCAtgtctttttcatgcagtaCCAGGCCAGTCATACACATCACAAGACGAAGCAACAGGTTGGAGAGTGGCTCACGAGCCATTCAGAAGTCCCAGAGGAGCTCCGGATCTGGGGAGTCGGAGCGAAGATTGCCCAGTCTATCTTTCCAGGAATTGGACTGGGATTTGTGCGTGaccaagtggaaataaatcGCTATGCACTATTACGTCTG ATGAAGATGATGCTGGTGGAGCCATAA